Genomic DNA from Candidatus Sphingomonas phytovorans:
GTCGCATCAGGGCGATACGTCGGCCTCGGTGGGGCCGGATGTGCGTTATTATAATTCGCGCCACCCCTCGTCCTACGAGTCTCGGTTCAGCCTGGCGAAGCTCGAGGTGAACTATCTCCTCGGGCCGGTGAAGCTGACCTCGTTGACGGCGCATCAGAGCAAGACGAGAAACGCAAACAGCGATCTCACCCGACTGCTCGTGCCGGATGTCACCACCGGCATCGATGTTCCTTCACAGGACTTTCTGGGCTTCGGGCCGTTCCCCCAGGTCAAGGAAGCGCGCAACATCGAGGCCCGAAGCTCCAACGGCTTCTCGCAGGAATTCCGCGTGGCCTCCGCGCAAAAAGGGACGTTCAACTGGCTGGTCGGTGTCTTCGGTCAGGATGTGAATTTTCACCGGACGCAGAACGTCTTCCTGGTCGGTGCGAACGACCCGGTCTATCGCGATCTGTACTTCAACGTCTCGCGCACGGGCATCGCGAAAGAGCGCGCCGTTTTCGGTGAAGTCGAACTGGATATCGGTGGACTCGAACTCGGTGCGGGCGGGCGGTATTTTCATACCAGCGTCAGCTTCGATCAGGTCCGGACGGCCGCGCTCGCATCCAGCGCCAATAGCCGGTCGCTGACGCATACCGAGAGCGGCTTTACGCCTAAGTTCGAGGCGCGATATCGGATGCCGGGCAACACGGTGCTTTACGCACTGGCGGCGAAGGGCTTCCGGTTCGGCGGGGTGAACACGGCGCCGGGGGCGGCGGAATACAAGTCCGACAATCTCTGGAACTATGAAGCCGGTATTCGGCTGGCCCCGACCTCGACGCTCAACGTGGACGTCGGCGCCTTTTATATCGACTGGCAGAATCCGCAGATCACATCGGCCGATCGGAACGGTTTCCTGATCATCTCGAACGTGGGCAAGGCGGTGTCAAAGGGAGCGGAACTCGCAATACGGTGGCGCCCGGTCCAGGCGTTGCGGTTCAACGGCAGCATGACCTACACCGATGCCAAGACCAAGGCGCCGTTCCAAAGTACACGCAACTTCGCCACGGACGTCGCGGGCGGCTATACCGGCAATTTCGAGGTTCCTGCTGGCACGCGCCTGCCGGGTACGCCGAAGCTGCAGGCAAGCTTTCAGCCTGAATTC
This window encodes:
- a CDS encoding TonB-dependent receptor, with the translated sequence MAQDVAGQSQDDPIAPAGQGDIVVVGKRAQNVRDIAGTVNIVSSEDLAKTGAKDAEDIFKLTPGVQFNKGSADGSLLSIRGIGTSTSSDNTSVGQLPTGIYIEDVPFTDPFQYVSTPDISAFDLDAVKVLRGPQGALYGSGSLGGAVNYTFKKPDLAKIGGSMMVTGDVAQGGEAQASVYAALNLPVATDKFALRFVGQYQNDPGYQDNIGTNEKNVNGRSVKGGRVLALYRPDDRLTIDALYIYQESHQGDTSASVGPDVRYYNSRHPSSYESRFSLAKLEVNYLLGPVKLTSLTAHQSKTRNANSDLTRLLVPDVTTGIDVPSQDFLGFGPFPQVKEARNIEARSSNGFSQEFRVASAQKGTFNWLVGVFGQDVNFHRTQNVFLVGANDPVYRDLYFNVSRTGIAKERAVFGEVELDIGGLELGAGGRYFHTSVSFDQVRTAALASSANSRSLTHTESGFTPKFEARYRMPGNTVLYALAAKGFRFGGVNTAPGAAEYKSDNLWNYEAGIRLAPTSTLNVDVGAFYIDWQNPQITSADRNGFLIISNVGKAVSKGAELAIRWRPVQALRFNGSMTYTDAKTKAPFQSTRNFATDVAGGYTGNFEVPAGTRLPGTPKLQASFQPEFVTAGPSGTQLSLSGTLSYTGSRQAQIDSALMLPAYTTADLRAKVSKGRFEVGLGVSNLFNSKGISQASYSYYSTGSGTDGYADYYLIRPRVYSLSLKVDM